One genomic window of Candidatus Kuenenia stuttgartiensis includes the following:
- a CDS encoding efflux RND transporter permease subunit, protein MKRYLHILLSYRIAILVCFFIITAFLGFFAKGMKTDNSIEIWLSEDDKDLAYYNEFLKKFGDEEFLVVAFSAVNLFSREYMQQISTLAGKIKNLDGIVTVASLADVFKSKVTSPLFKEKLKTYGRRSVMNVFKQEVRTDPVYQNTIISKNGRTTAIVATVKCAGPEARKKLVADVKKVLKETGVKSAATTKKQRPYYLAGPSVVNAELDRMSKKDMEKFTPLMFVVSIVVLGCLFRTVSGVVIPVVTVGVCITWITGIFVLMGHTMNMIANMLLPLTFIISLSTSIRLINYYYHERRIYETLQHVSIPVLMASITTAIGFASLMTSSIPPVFTTGLFMSGSAILSYVVSITLVPILLSFIPLQKERSVNVSSRNDYALPLFFKIGQFTVKNKTILLSAGFAVFIISVIGITKLRLESDLMTSFPKKSSIARDNKYIEKHLTGLLPVEIVAETSAGTSIFQPNILNAVVALQKHLRGIPEITHSISIADYIMKTHQILNNNKKEYYTLPASEKRSADYVKLASLYGDTYVDTLYTKEHSDARVSVRMKQVGSNRYQAIIESVKAFIDTRLNTASLSWHVTGIVPLLINVQDNILRSEIYSFSLAFILMFIATTIVLKSVRLGLVSVIPNLIPITVTLGLMGFAGMRLDAATIMIASIALGISVDDTIHIFYRFRKELSLDGNYQEAVCRTMFRVGRAAVFTSITAAFGFMVFSFSSFKPIQYFGVLTGITMLSALVSDLLLSPSCLMLLKPNTGEIRNKF, encoded by the coding sequence GTGAAAAGATATCTTCACATACTTCTTTCTTACAGAATAGCCATTTTGGTGTGTTTTTTCATCATCACCGCTTTTTTAGGTTTCTTTGCCAAAGGGATGAAGACGGACAATTCCATAGAAATCTGGCTTTCAGAAGATGATAAAGATTTAGCGTACTACAATGAGTTTTTAAAGAAATTCGGGGACGAAGAGTTTCTGGTGGTTGCATTCAGTGCGGTCAATCTTTTTAGCCGGGAATATATGCAGCAGATCAGTACGCTTGCCGGAAAGATAAAAAACCTCGATGGTATCGTCACCGTTGCCTCACTGGCGGATGTATTTAAAAGCAAGGTCACATCGCCGCTTTTTAAGGAAAAGCTGAAGACATATGGGCGCCGTTCGGTAATGAACGTCTTTAAACAGGAGGTACGCACTGATCCTGTTTACCAGAATACGATTATTTCCAAAAACGGCAGAACCACGGCAATTGTAGCAACGGTAAAATGCGCAGGCCCTGAAGCACGAAAGAAACTGGTGGCTGATGTAAAAAAAGTACTTAAAGAAACAGGTGTGAAATCTGCTGCTACCACAAAAAAACAACGCCCGTATTATCTTGCGGGACCGTCGGTGGTAAATGCAGAACTTGACCGTATGTCAAAAAAAGACATGGAGAAATTTACTCCCCTGATGTTTGTCGTATCCATTGTTGTGCTGGGATGTTTGTTTCGTACTGTTTCAGGGGTAGTAATCCCTGTTGTAACGGTAGGCGTCTGCATTACATGGATTACAGGAATATTTGTATTAATGGGTCATACAATGAATATGATAGCAAACATGCTGCTCCCGCTGACGTTTATCATTTCACTTTCAACCTCTATCCGGTTAATTAATTACTATTACCACGAAAGGCGGATTTACGAAACACTGCAGCACGTCAGCATTCCGGTTCTTATGGCAAGTATTACCACTGCCATTGGTTTTGCGTCACTCATGACGAGCAGCATTCCCCCCGTATTTACCACCGGCTTATTTATGAGCGGCAGTGCGATTCTTTCGTATGTCGTCAGTATAACGCTTGTGCCAATACTGCTTTCTTTTATTCCCCTGCAGAAGGAGCGCAGTGTGAATGTCTCCTCCCGCAATGACTATGCACTACCCTTGTTCTTTAAAATAGGGCAGTTTACGGTGAAGAACAAAACGATCCTTCTTTCAGCAGGTTTTGCTGTTTTCATTATTTCGGTAATCGGTATTACAAAACTCAGGCTGGAATCAGACCTTATGACCTCTTTCCCGAAAAAGAGCAGTATTGCAAGGGACAATAAATATATTGAAAAACATCTAACGGGTTTGCTACCTGTTGAGATTGTTGCCGAAACGTCCGCCGGCACAAGTATATTTCAACCAAATATCCTGAATGCTGTTGTTGCACTGCAAAAACATCTGCGCGGAATACCTGAAATAACACATTCAATTTCTATCGCTGACTACATTATGAAAACACACCAGATACTCAATAATAATAAAAAAGAATATTACACACTGCCTGCATCGGAAAAGCGTTCTGCGGATTACGTAAAACTTGCTTCCCTATACGGCGATACCTATGTTGATACCCTTTATACTAAGGAACATTCCGACGCGAGGGTTTCCGTAAGGATGAAACAAGTCGGTTCAAACAGATATCAAGCCATCATTGAATCAGTAAAAGCATTCATAGATACCCGTTTAAACACGGCTTCACTGTCATGGCACGTAACGGGGATTGTTCCGCTTTTGATCAATGTACAGGACAATATTCTCCGAAGCGAGATTTACTCGTTTTCCCTGGCATTTATTCTTATGTTTATTGCCACAACCATCGTACTGAAATCGGTGAGGCTAGGTCTTGTCAGTGTTATTCCCAATCTGATTCCCATAACGGTGACGCTTGGCCTGATGGGATTTGCCGGCATGAGACTCGATGCAGCTACCATTATGATAGCAAGCATTGCACTGGGAATATCGGTGGATGACACGATACATATATTTTATCGATTCAGGAAAGAATTATCCCTTGACGGCAATTATCAGGAAGCTGTCTGCCGCACGATGTTCAGGGTGGGAAGGGCTGCCGTTTTTACCTCAATAACCGCCGCATTTGGGTTTATGGTATTCTCCTTTTCCAGTTTTAAACCGATACAATATTTTGGTGTACTTACCGGTATTACAATGCTCAGCGCACTGGTATCAGATTTGTTACTATCGCCAAGCTGCCTGATGCTGTTGAAACCAAATACTGGTGAAATCCGAAACAAATTCTAA
- a CDS encoding DUF5666 domain-containing protein has translation MLTHMKRITLNTIIAGMFTLAAAFPLYAAKKGAMVGKISSLDETNETIMLMDDLVEVNCIDAKLRIKGVDDPTLADLKVGDTVKVKGDAGSSSVIEASKVKEPVKLNKKYDGKFSGETRQVNTSKKTFELLGQEIDASSLSSVTMSSRKISFDNMVSGVQVYVNASVKNGKLVANTMEISSKSCNFCH, from the coding sequence ATGTTAACGCACATGAAACGTATCACACTCAACACCATAATTGCCGGCATGTTTACTCTAGCCGCTGCATTCCCTCTCTATGCGGCAAAAAAAGGTGCGATGGTTGGGAAGATCAGCAGTCTTGACGAGACGAATGAAACAATCATGTTGATGGATGATCTCGTGGAGGTAAATTGCATCGATGCAAAGCTACGTATAAAAGGAGTTGATGACCCGACACTTGCCGACCTTAAAGTGGGCGATACAGTGAAGGTAAAGGGAGATGCAGGCAGTTCAAGTGTTATTGAGGCAAGCAAGGTGAAAGAACCGGTAAAACTGAATAAAAAATATGACGGAAAATTTTCCGGAGAAACCAGGCAGGTAAATACGTCAAAAAAAACCTTTGAACTCCTCGGACAGGAAATTGACGCCAGCAGTCTCTCCAGCGTTACTATGAGTTCCAGAAAGATTTCATTTGATAACATGGTATCGGGGGTACAGGTGTATGTAAACGCTTCCGTTAAAAATGGGAAACTGGTTGCCAACACGATGGAGATTAGTTCGAAAAGCTGTAATTTTTGTCATTAA
- a CDS encoding SCP2 sterol-binding domain-containing protein, which yields MSERPEIPAILTHREYFESLFMDRVNKSPLPKIDTLNAIIQFQITDDSEGVWNVVIEKGLVREVTKRTIDNPTCVFLLDSATFLSIVKREITPQQAFFQGKADIKGDILLALKMNILVGYM from the coding sequence ATGAGCGAAAGGCCTGAAATACCCGCAATACTCACGCACAGGGAATATTTTGAGTCACTATTCATGGACAGGGTAAACAAATCCCCCCTTCCCAAAATCGATACCCTGAATGCCATTATCCAATTTCAGATAACTGATGATAGTGAGGGGGTGTGGAACGTTGTAATTGAAAAAGGGCTTGTAAGAGAGGTAACAAAAAGAACGATTGATAATCCGACATGCGTCTTCCTTTTGGACAGCGCAACGTTCCTCTCCATAGTGAAAAGGGAAATAACCCCTCAACAGGCTTTTTTTCAGGGTAAAGCTGATATTAAAGGGGATATCCTGTTAGCGTTGAAGATGAATATACTGGTCGGGTATATGTAA